A region from the uncultured Draconibacterium sp. genome encodes:
- a CDS encoding DUF1599 domain-containing protein has translation MDKTNKQYDQVISICRNIFSQKMTDYGTAWRILRPTSLTDQIYIKAQRIRSIEEKGVTKVGEGVKPEFIGIINYCIMGLIQLELGPSDEEIPNSKIQELYDTYFEQAKKLMMDKNHDYGEAWRNMRISSYTDLILMKIQRTKQIEDNKGKTLISEGIDANYMDMINYAVFAMIKIEFENEE, from the coding sequence ATGGACAAAACAAATAAGCAATACGACCAGGTAATTTCCATTTGCCGAAATATTTTTTCACAAAAAATGACAGATTATGGCACGGCCTGGCGAATTTTGCGTCCCACCTCTTTAACCGATCAGATTTATATTAAGGCTCAACGTATTCGCAGTATTGAAGAAAAAGGCGTAACAAAAGTTGGAGAGGGTGTAAAACCTGAATTTATCGGAATTATTAATTACTGCATTATGGGCTTAATTCAACTGGAGCTGGGGCCCTCTGACGAAGAAATACCAAATAGCAAAATTCAGGAATTGTACGACACGTACTTTGAGCAAGCCAAAAAACTGATGATGGACAAAAACCACGATTATGGCGAAGCCTGGCGAAATATGCGCATCAGTTCTTACACCGATCTTATTTTAATGAAAATTCAGCGCACCAAACAAATAGAAGACAATAAAGGCAAAACTTTAATATCAGAAGGTATTGATGCCAACTACATGGACATGATAAACTATGCCGTTTTTGCCATGATAAAAATTGAATTTGAAAACGAAGAATAA
- the tpiA gene encoding triose-phosphate isomerase, producing MRQKIVAGNWKCNTNLQEGVELAKAVDAVVASEGADDVVVVLGTPFTHITKVVETVNTERIGVAAQNCAAEAKGAFTGEVSAAMVKSTGAEYVILGHSERREYYGETSEILNKKVALALENGLTPIYCCGEALDIREAGTHNEFVVKQLEETVFQLSADDFKKIVIAYEPIWAIGTGVTASSDQAQDMHANIRAAITAKFGAEVAEGTSILYGGSCKPSNANELFANKDVDGGLIGGASLKAEDFIGIINGF from the coding sequence ATGAGACAAAAGATAGTTGCAGGTAACTGGAAGTGTAACACCAATTTACAAGAAGGTGTTGAATTAGCAAAAGCAGTTGATGCCGTTGTTGCAAGTGAAGGTGCCGATGATGTTGTAGTAGTTTTGGGAACTCCATTTACCCATATAACAAAAGTTGTTGAAACGGTTAATACAGAAAGAATTGGCGTTGCCGCACAAAATTGTGCTGCCGAAGCCAAAGGTGCTTTCACCGGTGAAGTTTCTGCAGCCATGGTAAAATCAACAGGTGCCGAGTATGTAATTTTAGGACACTCAGAGCGTCGTGAATACTATGGAGAAACCAGTGAAATACTTAACAAAAAAGTTGCTCTGGCGCTGGAAAACGGACTAACTCCGATTTATTGCTGTGGCGAAGCATTGGATATTCGCGAAGCTGGAACTCATAACGAGTTTGTTGTTAAGCAATTGGAAGAAACTGTGTTTCAACTTTCTGCTGACGATTTCAAAAAAATAGTAATTGCCTACGAACCAATCTGGGCAATTGGTACAGGAGTTACTGCCAGCTCTGATCAAGCTCAGGATATGCATGCGAACATACGTGCCGCTATTACAGCTAAATTTGGTGCAGAAGTTGCCGAAGGAACTTCTATTTTATACGGAGGTAGCTGCAAACCAAGTAACGCCAATGAATTGTTTGCCAACAAAGATGTTGATGGTGGATTAATTGGAGGTGCATCGCTAAAAGCTGAAGACTTTATTGGAATCATCAACGGATTCTAA
- the folP gene encoding dihydropteroate synthase: protein MLITQSAGKFLKRNNTLHLGEKELDLSIPVVAGIVNITPDSFYDGGKMEDESVMLKAVEQMIAEGAGIIDIGAVSTRPGSKPVSTKEELTRLLPAVKALRTAFPEIVISVDTFRSWVAVRVIDEIGPIIINDISGGTLDSKMFETVGKLQMPYILSHIKGTPQNMQDNPEYEDLIKEVSQYFAERVKKLNKLGVKEVILDPGFGFGKTVDHNFELLNRLDSLKVFQLPVMVGLSRKSMIWKALDVTPETALNGTSVANTLALMGGADILRVHDVKEAVEAVKIFCEIKATII from the coding sequence ATGTTGATTACGCAGTCAGCGGGTAAGTTCCTTAAGCGAAACAATACGTTACATCTGGGAGAAAAAGAATTAGATTTATCGATACCGGTGGTGGCCGGAATAGTTAACATTACGCCCGATTCGTTTTACGATGGAGGAAAGATGGAGGATGAATCAGTCATGTTAAAAGCTGTTGAGCAAATGATTGCAGAAGGGGCCGGTATCATTGATATTGGTGCTGTTTCAACTCGACCCGGTTCAAAACCTGTTTCAACAAAAGAAGAATTAACACGGCTGCTGCCGGCGGTAAAAGCCTTACGAACTGCATTTCCCGAGATTGTAATTTCGGTTGATACCTTTCGTTCATGGGTAGCCGTTCGCGTTATCGATGAAATTGGTCCAATTATTATTAATGATATTTCGGGAGGAACACTTGATTCGAAAATGTTTGAAACTGTTGGTAAATTGCAAATGCCTTACATTTTGTCGCACATAAAGGGTACACCCCAAAACATGCAAGATAACCCGGAATACGAGGATTTAATAAAGGAGGTATCGCAATATTTTGCAGAAAGAGTTAAAAAGCTAAATAAATTAGGCGTTAAGGAAGTAATACTCGATCCGGGATTTGGCTTTGGAAAAACGGTTGATCATAACTTTGAGTTACTGAATCGTCTTGATTCGTTAAAAGTTTTTCAATTGCCGGTTATGGTAGGCTTAAGCCGCAAATCGATGATTTGGAAAGCACTTGATGTTACTCCTGAAACTGCGCTTAATGGTACATCGGTTGCAAATACACTGGCCTTAATGGGAGGAGCCGATATTCTTCGCGTTCACGATGTGAAAGAAGCTGTTGAAGCCGTGAAAATATTTTGTGAAATTAAAGCAACAATAATATAA
- a CDS encoding nitronate monooxygenase has product MNLICKLFDIKYPIIQGGMVWCSGWKLASAVSNSGGLGLLGAGSMHPETLEEHIVKTKAATQKPFGVNVPLLYPETERIMDIIAAHEVPVVFTSAGSPKKWTSWLKDKGITVAHVVSSSFFAAKCEDAGVDAIVAEGFEAGGHNGREETTTMTLIPAVRKATRLPLLAAGGIGSGQAMLAAMLLGADGVQIGSAFAVSEESSAHIDFKKLVTELGEGGTKLALKKLAPTRLVKNNFFEQVDAAEKAGMSVEALRELLGRGRAKKGMFEGNLQEGELEIGQVSAMLDGILPVATIMENIVNGYEAARKQAEQGKFNF; this is encoded by the coding sequence ATGAATCTTATTTGTAAACTATTCGATATAAAATATCCGATAATTCAGGGCGGTATGGTATGGTGTTCCGGATGGAAATTAGCCTCGGCTGTAAGCAACAGTGGCGGCTTAGGCCTTTTGGGGGCAGGCTCAATGCACCCCGAAACCCTTGAGGAACACATTGTGAAGACGAAGGCGGCTACTCAAAAACCTTTTGGTGTAAATGTGCCTTTGTTGTATCCTGAAACCGAACGGATTATGGATATTATTGCTGCACATGAAGTACCAGTGGTTTTTACTTCGGCCGGAAGTCCGAAAAAATGGACCAGTTGGTTAAAGGACAAGGGAATTACCGTTGCGCATGTGGTGTCGAGCTCGTTTTTTGCTGCCAAATGCGAAGACGCAGGTGTTGACGCTATAGTTGCTGAAGGTTTTGAGGCCGGCGGGCACAATGGCCGCGAAGAAACTACAACCATGACACTTATTCCGGCCGTTCGAAAAGCTACACGTTTGCCCTTGCTGGCTGCTGGTGGAATTGGCTCGGGGCAGGCAATGCTGGCTGCTATGCTTTTGGGAGCCGATGGCGTGCAGATCGGTTCAGCTTTTGCCGTTTCAGAAGAATCATCAGCACACATTGATTTTAAAAAACTGGTAACAGAATTGGGTGAAGGAGGAACAAAGCTTGCATTGAAAAAGTTAGCACCAACACGTTTGGTAAAGAATAACTTTTTTGAGCAGGTTGATGCTGCCGAAAAAGCTGGTATGTCGGTTGAAGCCTTACGCGAATTATTGGGTCGTGGTCGTGCAAAAAAAGGAATGTTCGAGGGCAATTTGCAAGAAGGCGAATTGGAAATAGGCCAGGTGTCGGCGATGCTGGACGGTATTTTACCCGTTGCTACCATAATGGAAAATATTGTAAACGGCTACGAAGCTGCACGTAAACAGGCAGAGCAGGGAAAATTTAATTTCTAA
- a CDS encoding sigma-70 family RNA polymerase sigma factor: MTDSQLIEQIRGNNDLALRALIIKYKNLVYNTVFRLVQNSEDAEDLFQDVFLEIFKSCEALRFEEDLTVWIYKIAYNKSISFLRRKNPAKAGTNHIENDHPHLQLIDKNHPEKQLEQKENVTILYQLIDQLPENQKKVLLLHKFEGLSQKEICKQLHMSEHSVESLIYRARKNLKLKLITYFKLNS, encoded by the coding sequence ATGACGGACAGTCAACTCATAGAGCAAATTCGGGGGAATAATGATCTTGCACTCAGGGCTCTTATCATTAAATATAAAAACCTTGTATACAATACAGTTTTTCGTTTAGTGCAGAACTCAGAGGATGCAGAAGATCTCTTTCAGGATGTTTTTCTCGAAATTTTTAAATCATGCGAGGCCCTTAGGTTTGAAGAAGACCTTACGGTTTGGATTTATAAAATTGCTTACAATAAATCAATCAGTTTTTTACGTCGTAAAAATCCGGCCAAAGCAGGCACTAACCACATTGAAAACGACCATCCCCATCTTCAGCTGATTGATAAAAACCACCCGGAAAAACAACTGGAACAAAAGGAAAACGTAACCATCCTTTACCAACTAATCGACCAACTTCCTGAAAACCAGAAAAAAGTATTACTCCTGCACAAATTTGAAGGTCTTTCTCAAAAAGAAATCTGCAAGCAGCTGCATATGTCTGAACATTCGGTAGAATCGCTCATTTACCGTGCACGAAAAAATCTCAAACTTAAGCTTATTACGTATTTTAAACTTAATTCCTGA
- a CDS encoding 4Fe-4S binding protein, with the protein MKPKTKSNNWPRLTVQWGVLAFILVLAFLPDLTKINTPDFEAYCPFGGMQALGSYLLSQALSCTMTSAQIVMGVLLFIGVLLFSKLFCSYICPIGTVSEWLGNLGDKLKIRFTIKGITDKILRSLKYILLFITLYYTLQSNELFCKKFDPYFALASGFNTDVVLQFAIISIVLVVVGSIFIRLFWCKYICPLGAISNIFKFSVFFVTILLVYIILLKLGITISYVWPLAIACAGGFALELRSLQSKITPLAKITRSESTCTSCQLCTKKCPQAIDVASVKTVKHVDCNLCGDCLLVCPVKNTLSINKQPKLKRLPVIATTLLVVTGILLGNVWEVPTIDQKWAETEVINDAAVFSMSGLKNIKCYGSSVAFANQMKRVEGVYGVATYVKHRRVKIYYDNSILDEEKLQKELFTPQRTIFKTLPADAQQVFVISVQLENFFDSYDFNYLSHMVRKETNAVGMISEFACPVIVKIFFPEEILQKNELINLIESKTFVFETTAGPQEIDLGYEVAVDPEYFTTGIPEYAKMMFTPFDRTFNYRNNYSDDVVSTYTFSLGNNNRVRNRLSYLVSHLSNDNGIVEFQTKLDESYKEVIEISYVDTMTNIYDINASIMADSLTITYSSGKTGKVKNMFDFSEEINKQSINNK; encoded by the coding sequence ATGAAACCAAAAACCAAAAGCAACAACTGGCCACGTTTAACAGTCCAGTGGGGCGTATTAGCTTTTATTCTTGTACTGGCATTTTTGCCCGACTTAACAAAAATAAATACCCCCGATTTTGAAGCTTACTGCCCGTTCGGAGGCATGCAGGCATTGGGAAGTTATCTTCTAAGTCAGGCGCTCTCTTGCACAATGACGAGTGCCCAAATTGTAATGGGAGTTCTCCTTTTTATAGGCGTTCTTTTGTTTAGTAAACTTTTCTGTTCATATATTTGCCCTATCGGAACGGTTAGCGAATGGCTTGGAAACCTCGGCGATAAGCTTAAAATAAGGTTTACCATAAAAGGAATTACAGACAAAATTCTACGGTCTTTAAAATATATCCTCTTATTTATCACCCTGTATTATACACTTCAATCAAACGAATTATTCTGTAAGAAATTTGATCCCTACTTTGCACTGGCTTCAGGCTTTAATACTGATGTTGTGCTTCAGTTTGCAATTATTTCTATTGTTTTGGTTGTGGTTGGATCAATTTTTATTCGATTGTTCTGGTGTAAATACATCTGCCCGCTGGGTGCTATCTCCAATATTTTTAAGTTTTCAGTATTCTTTGTTACTATTTTGCTTGTGTACATAATTTTACTGAAGCTTGGCATAACAATAAGTTACGTATGGCCACTGGCTATTGCATGCGCCGGAGGTTTTGCTTTGGAACTCCGTTCATTGCAAAGTAAAATTACTCCACTGGCAAAAATTACACGAAGCGAAAGCACTTGTACAAGCTGCCAGTTATGTACTAAAAAATGCCCGCAGGCGATTGATGTGGCAAGCGTAAAAACAGTTAAACATGTTGATTGTAATCTTTGTGGTGACTGTTTATTGGTTTGCCCTGTAAAAAATACCCTGAGTATTAATAAGCAACCTAAATTAAAACGACTTCCGGTTATAGCTACCACCTTACTGGTTGTTACAGGAATCTTACTTGGAAATGTATGGGAAGTTCCAACAATCGACCAGAAATGGGCAGAGACTGAAGTGATAAACGATGCTGCCGTTTTTTCAATGTCGGGCCTGAAAAATATCAAGTGCTACGGCAGTTCAGTGGCATTTGCTAACCAAATGAAACGCGTTGAAGGTGTTTATGGAGTTGCCACATATGTAAAACATCGCCGGGTAAAAATTTATTACGACAACAGTATTCTTGATGAAGAAAAATTACAGAAAGAACTATTTACGCCGCAAAGAACCATTTTTAAAACACTCCCGGCAGATGCGCAACAAGTCTTTGTCATTTCAGTACAACTGGAAAACTTCTTCGACAGCTACGATTTCAACTACTTAAGTCATATGGTTAGAAAGGAAACAAATGCTGTTGGAATGATTTCTGAATTTGCATGTCCGGTAATTGTAAAAATCTTCTTCCCTGAAGAAATTCTGCAAAAAAATGAATTAATCAACTTAATCGAAAGCAAAACATTCGTTTTTGAAACAACGGCCGGTCCGCAAGAAATTGATTTGGGATACGAAGTAGCTGTTGATCCGGAATACTTTACTACCGGCATACCGGAGTACGCAAAAATGATGTTCACCCCGTTCGACCGGACATTTAACTACAGAAACAATTACTCCGATGATGTAGTAAGTACCTATACATTTTCATTGGGTAATAACAACAGAGTACGAAACAGGCTTTCCTACCTTGTCAGTCATCTTTCAAACGATAACGGCATTGTAGAGTTTCAAACAAAACTTGATGAAAGCTACAAAGAAGTGATTGAAATCTCTTATGTTGACACAATGACAAATATTTACGATATTAATGCTTCAATTATGGCCGATTCGTTAACGATAACCTATTCGAGCGGAAAAACCGGAAAAGTAAAGAACATGTTTGATTTTTCGGAAGAAATCAATAAGCAATCAATAAACAATAAATAA
- a CDS encoding BT_3928 family protein: MNIVKQLSRILFGIIFIFSGFVKGIDPWGSAYKFTDYFNALGMEWLLWAAFPLGVILAFAEFAIGVAFLFNWWMRLFSWLGLLFMAFFTPLTLWIAIKNPVTDCGCFGDALVLTNWETFYKNIVFITLAIIVTVNRNWFAEKVKNKLPAMLSMGVFIVYFGFVYYSYNHLPLFDFRPFKIGTNIPEAMSTPEDAPQEIYENIFYYKNKNTGDVKEFSEENYPWQDTLNWEYHDMESILVQEGYEPPIHDFTIETIDGEDIKDFFIYDENYVFMLVAHDLAKSSTKNQEEINALANWALEQGLSFICLTSTLHDEALQFAEIQGAPYEFFNCDEITLKTIIRSNPGLILIKDGTILAKWHYNDIPTSEIISEKFGL; encoded by the coding sequence ATGAATATTGTTAAACAACTCTCCCGTATACTATTCGGTATTATTTTCATATTCTCGGGCTTTGTAAAAGGTATCGATCCCTGGGGCTCGGCCTATAAGTTTACCGATTATTTTAATGCACTGGGAATGGAATGGTTGTTATGGGCTGCCTTTCCGCTTGGGGTTATTCTTGCCTTTGCCGAATTTGCCATTGGCGTAGCCTTTTTATTTAACTGGTGGATGCGTTTATTTTCGTGGTTAGGCTTATTGTTTATGGCTTTTTTTACGCCTCTAACACTTTGGATAGCCATAAAAAATCCGGTAACCGATTGTGGTTGTTTTGGCGATGCACTGGTACTTACGAACTGGGAGACGTTTTACAAAAACATTGTTTTTATTACGCTTGCCATTATTGTAACAGTTAACCGCAACTGGTTTGCCGAAAAGGTAAAAAACAAACTTCCGGCAATGCTTAGCATGGGAGTTTTTATCGTCTATTTTGGTTTTGTTTATTACTCGTACAATCATTTGCCGCTATTCGATTTCAGGCCTTTCAAAATTGGCACAAACATTCCCGAAGCCATGAGCACACCTGAAGATGCACCACAAGAAATTTATGAGAACATTTTTTATTACAAAAACAAAAATACCGGAGATGTTAAAGAGTTTTCGGAAGAAAATTATCCGTGGCAAGATACGTTAAACTGGGAATATCATGATATGGAGTCGATTCTGGTGCAGGAAGGCTATGAACCACCCATACATGATTTTACTATTGAAACAATAGATGGCGAGGATATAAAAGACTTTTTTATTTACGACGAAAATTATGTTTTTATGTTGGTGGCCCACGACCTGGCCAAATCCAGTACAAAAAATCAGGAAGAAATAAATGCTTTGGCTAATTGGGCACTGGAGCAAGGACTCTCGTTTATTTGTCTCACATCAACACTGCACGACGAGGCCTTACAGTTTGCAGAAATCCAGGGCGCACCCTACGAGTTTTTTAACTGTGATGAAATTACACTAAAAACAATTATTCGTTCAAATCCGGGACTGATTTTGATTAAAGATGGTACCATTTTAGCCAAATGGCATTATAACGACATCCCTACATCTGAGATTATTAGTGAGAAATTTGGTTTGTAG
- the cdaA gene encoding diadenylate cyclase CdaA produces the protein MLAFITIRFLDILDILLVAFLLYQLYRLIKGTVAFNIVIGLFSLYLVWLIVRALNMELLGSIMGQFIGVGVLALIIVFHPEIRKFLVFIGTNYNLNKILMLDKLFNQGKTKSINHHQIDNIVDACVAMGKTKTGALIVISKKSELADQVNTGEKINAKISSALIRTIFFKNSPLHDGAIIIKGNRLVAAGCILPLTQKELDKALGLRHRAAVGMTESSDALCIIVSEERGSISVAQSGEIRRRVSKETLVQILEENIIEEEEASVH, from the coding sequence ATGCTGGCATTTATTACCATACGGTTTCTTGATATTCTCGATATTTTATTGGTTGCATTTTTATTGTACCAGCTTTATCGTTTAATTAAAGGAACGGTAGCTTTTAATATTGTTATTGGTCTTTTTTCGTTATACCTGGTGTGGCTCATTGTTCGGGCCTTAAATATGGAGCTGCTCGGCTCCATCATGGGGCAGTTTATTGGGGTGGGGGTACTGGCGCTAATTATTGTTTTTCACCCCGAAATCCGAAAATTTTTAGTTTTTATTGGCACAAATTACAACCTGAATAAAATACTGATGCTCGATAAACTGTTTAACCAGGGAAAAACAAAAAGTATTAACCACCATCAAATTGATAATATTGTTGATGCTTGTGTGGCCATGGGAAAAACAAAAACCGGAGCTTTAATTGTCATTTCGAAGAAGAGCGAGTTGGCAGATCAGGTTAACACCGGAGAAAAAATAAATGCAAAAATATCTTCGGCACTAATACGAACTATATTTTTTAAAAATTCGCCCTTACACGATGGCGCGATTATCATAAAAGGTAACCGGCTTGTAGCAGCTGGTTGTATCCTACCCTTAACACAAAAAGAGCTTGATAAAGCCCTGGGTTTGCGCCACAGAGCAGCGGTGGGGATGACTGAAAGCTCGGATGCCTTGTGTATTATTGTCTCCGAAGAACGCGGATCAATATCGGTGGCACAAAGTGGTGAAATTCGGCGTCGGGTTTCAAAGGAAACACTTGTTCAGATTTTGGAAGAAAATATTATTGAGGAGGAAGAAGCCTCTGTCCATTAA
- a CDS encoding M1 family metallopeptidase, whose translation MKKICFIIGFLIFSGTLLIAQENTNKNKFRQLKQELATPNVYRTASGAPGHAYWQQKADYKIDIRLDDENQRIFGEEIVTYHNQSPDVLKYIWLQLDQNMRALDSDTYKTMTAGLSDRVSFSQLKRMMPDFDGGFKLDYVRDINGNDLPATVNKTMMRIDLPEPLQPGNTFSFKVKWWYNINNRMTDGGRSGYEYFENEDNYIYTIAQFYPRMAVYNEVEGWQHKQFLGTGEFTLPFGDYEVSIMVPADHIVGATGLIQNTSEVLTDEQQKRFNAAKQADAPVFIVSQEEAEKAEKAKAKKEKTWVFKAENVRDFAFASSRKFIWDAMAVPFDDRTVLAMSFYPKEGNPLWEQYSTRVVAHTLKTYSKFTFDYPYPVAISVHTDRIGMEYPMICFNGGRPESDGTYSKRTKYGMIGVIIHEVGHNFFPMIVNSDERQWTWMDEGLNTFVQFLTEQEWEPNYPSSKGFASTIVPYMRGDKNFISPVMTNSESVWNLGSNAYSKPCVALNILRETVMGRELFDYAFKEYAQRWMFKHPTPADFFRTMEDASGVDLDWFWRGWFYTTDHCDIAIDRVKWYQASTKNPEIEKPLQESTEEVANSSITKIRNKQAAGETYLSQNPVAEDFYTHYNPYELTEEDKEQYNKFLKSLTTEERQLLGANLNFYQIDFTNIGGLVMPLVIKFEFIDGTEEVQRIPAEIWRKNNVEISKVFMFDKEVSQISLDPYLETADTDLNNNFWPEKKQATRFELYKSRYGRGRYSGGSNPMQQTREEK comes from the coding sequence ATGAAAAAAATCTGTTTTATTATTGGCTTTTTAATATTTTCCGGTACACTTTTAATTGCCCAGGAAAACACGAATAAAAATAAATTCAGACAATTAAAACAAGAATTGGCAACCCCGAATGTTTATCGAACAGCTTCTGGGGCTCCCGGCCATGCATACTGGCAACAAAAGGCTGATTATAAAATCGACATTCGGCTCGATGACGAAAACCAACGTATTTTTGGCGAAGAAATAGTTACCTACCACAACCAATCGCCCGACGTGCTAAAATATATTTGGCTGCAACTCGATCAAAATATGCGGGCCCTGGATTCTGACACGTATAAAACAATGACAGCCGGACTTAGCGATCGTGTTTCATTCAGTCAGCTAAAAAGAATGATGCCTGATTTTGATGGTGGTTTTAAACTGGATTATGTGCGCGACATTAATGGAAACGACCTGCCGGCAACAGTTAATAAAACAATGATGCGCATTGATTTGCCGGAGCCGCTGCAGCCCGGAAACACTTTCTCGTTTAAAGTAAAATGGTGGTACAATATTAACAACCGAATGACAGATGGAGGCCGCTCGGGTTACGAATATTTTGAAAATGAGGACAATTACATTTATACGATAGCCCAGTTTTATCCGCGAATGGCCGTTTATAACGAAGTTGAAGGCTGGCAACACAAACAGTTTTTAGGTACAGGAGAATTTACCCTGCCTTTTGGCGATTACGAAGTAAGTATAATGGTTCCGGCTGATCATATTGTTGGAGCAACAGGACTTATTCAAAACACGAGCGAAGTTTTAACCGATGAGCAGCAAAAGCGTTTTAATGCAGCAAAACAAGCTGATGCTCCAGTTTTTATTGTTTCGCAGGAGGAAGCTGAAAAAGCAGAAAAAGCGAAAGCAAAAAAAGAAAAAACATGGGTATTTAAAGCCGAAAACGTGCGCGACTTTGCCTTTGCCAGCTCACGGAAATTTATTTGGGATGCCATGGCTGTACCATTTGACGACCGCACGGTGTTGGCTATGTCGTTTTACCCCAAAGAAGGCAACCCGCTTTGGGAACAATACTCAACCCGGGTGGTAGCTCATACTCTAAAAACATACTCAAAATTTACTTTTGATTATCCATACCCCGTAGCCATTTCGGTACATACCGACAGAATTGGGATGGAATACCCAATGATTTGTTTTAACGGAGGCCGTCCGGAAAGTGATGGAACCTATAGCAAACGCACCAAATATGGAATGATTGGCGTTATTATACATGAAGTTGGCCATAATTTCTTCCCGATGATTGTAAACTCCGACGAGCGCCAATGGACCTGGATGGACGAGGGCTTAAACACATTTGTGCAGTTTTTAACGGAACAGGAATGGGAGCCCAACTACCCTTCCTCTAAAGGATTTGCAAGCACTATAGTTCCTTATATGCGTGGCGACAAGAACTTTATTTCGCCCGTAATGACCAACTCCGAATCGGTGTGGAACCTTGGCAGCAACGCCTATTCAAAACCGTGTGTGGCATTAAATATTTTGCGAGAAACAGTTATGGGCCGCGAATTATTTGATTATGCCTTTAAAGAATATGCCCAACGCTGGATGTTTAAGCACCCAACCCCGGCCGACTTTTTCAGAACAATGGAAGATGCATCGGGAGTTGATCTTGATTGGTTTTGGCGGGGGTGGTTTTACACCACCGATCATTGCGACATTGCCATTGACCGGGTAAAATGGTATCAGGCGAGCACTAAAAATCCCGAGATTGAAAAGCCTTTGCAGGAAAGTACAGAGGAGGTAGCAAACAGTTCCATCACAAAAATCAGAAACAAACAGGCCGCCGGTGAAACTTACCTGTCGCAAAACCCTGTAGCTGAAGACTTTTACACCCACTACAACCCTTACGAGCTTACTGAAGAAGACAAGGAACAGTACAACAAATTTCTAAAAAGTTTAACTACTGAAGAGCGCCAACTATTAGGCGCAAATCTTAATTTCTATCAAATTGATTTCACAAACATTGGAGGCCTTGTAATGCCTTTGGTAATAAAGTTTGAATTTATTGATGGAACAGAAGAAGTTCAACGCATACCGGCAGAAATCTGGCGGAAAAACAACGTAGAAATATCGAAAGTTTTTATGTTTGATAAAGAAGTTAGCCAAATATCGCTCGACCCCTACCTTGAGACTGCCGATACGGATTTAAACAATAACTTCTGGCCGGAGAAAAAACAAGCTACTCGTTTCGAACTGTATAAATCGAGGTATGGAAGAGGCAGGTACTCCGGAGGTTCAAATCCCATGCAGCAAACCAGGGAAGAAAAATAG